In Ostrea edulis chromosome 4, xbOstEdul1.1, whole genome shotgun sequence, a single window of DNA contains:
- the LOC125671885 gene encoding uncharacterized protein LOC125671885: MYFNIGNNIVEEVSEFVYLGSKITADGDSTSDVESRIAKARAAFASLRNIWKSTAISIKTKIRIFKSNIIGVLLYGAESWKVTKGIAHRLDVFQTKCLRRILKVFWPNTISNKDLYPRTSTSPISEMIKMRRWKWIGHVHRMGATSIPKIAMRWTPAGKRNRGRPKETWRRSVEKEMKECGWTWGRIQNMAADRQRWRSSVKALCAS; this comes from the coding sequence atgtacttcaatATTGGGAACAACATAGTAGAGGAAGTCTCAGAGTTTGTTTACCTCGGCAGTAAGATCACAGCCGATGGGGATTCCACATCTGATGTAGAGAGCAGAATAGCCAAAGCAAGAGCAGCCTTCGCAAGCCTGAGGAACATCTGGAAGTCAACAGCCATCAGCATCAAGACCAAGATCAGGATATTCAAGAGTAACATTATTGGAGTCCTCCTATATGGTGCCGAGTCGTGGAAGGTGACCAAAGGTATTGCCCACAGACTGGATGTTTTCCAGACCAAATGCCTACGACGGATTCTGAAGGTCTTCTGGCCCAACACCATCAGCAACAAAGATCTATATCCGAGAACGTCAACATCACCAATATCTGAGATGATCAAGATGAGACGATGGAAATGGATCGGACATGTCCACAGGATGGGAGCAACATCAATCCCAAAGATCGCCATGAGATGGACACCAGCAGGAAAGAGAAATAGAGGGAGACCAAAGGAAACATGGCGGCGATCAGTAGAGAAAGAGATGAAGGAGTGTGGATGGACTTGGGGCCGGATTCAGAACATGGcagcagacagacagagatgGCGATCTTCAGTGAAGGCCTTATGTGCTTCCTAG